In Mesorhizobium sp. 113-3-3, a genomic segment contains:
- a CDS encoding sugar phosphate isomerase/epimerase family protein, which translates to MKLGLLTAPFAETPLGEVANWASSAGFEALEIACWPKTSGATRRYAGTSHIDAASTSPAQAKEIVASLAEKKLTVSGLGYYPNPLHPDPAHREAVIGHLKKVIVLAANMGLPVVNTFCGGDAAKPVDVNWQDALKVWPEIVAFARGHGVKLAFENCPMIFSYDEWPGGHNIAYSPQVWRRILESWGGDVGMNFDPSHLVWQMIDQARFIREFGPYMLHVHAKDLMIDHDGLYERGILSAGIGWQVPRMPGLGDVDWGGFFSGLYRAGYDGSVIIEHEDRRFEGSDEQVKRGFLLARDVLRPYVK; encoded by the coding sequence ATGAAACTTGGACTGCTCACCGCGCCATTCGCGGAGACGCCGCTTGGCGAGGTTGCCAACTGGGCAAGCTCGGCCGGCTTCGAGGCCCTGGAAATCGCCTGCTGGCCGAAAACGTCCGGGGCGACCCGCCGCTATGCCGGCACCAGTCATATCGACGCTGCTTCCACCTCGCCCGCGCAGGCCAAGGAAATCGTAGCCTCGCTGGCGGAGAAGAAACTCACCGTTTCCGGCCTCGGATACTACCCGAACCCGCTGCATCCCGATCCGGCCCACCGCGAGGCGGTTATCGGCCATCTGAAGAAGGTGATCGTGCTGGCCGCCAATATGGGACTGCCGGTCGTCAACACCTTCTGCGGCGGCGATGCCGCGAAGCCCGTCGACGTCAACTGGCAGGACGCGCTGAAGGTCTGGCCCGAAATCGTCGCTTTTGCGCGGGGCCACGGCGTGAAGCTTGCCTTCGAGAACTGCCCGATGATCTTCAGCTATGACGAATGGCCGGGCGGGCACAACATCGCCTATTCGCCGCAGGTCTGGCGCCGCATCCTGGAGAGCTGGGGCGGCGATGTCGGCATGAATTTCGACCCCTCGCATCTGGTCTGGCAGATGATCGACCAGGCCCGCTTCATCAGGGAGTTCGGCCCCTACATGCTGCATGTCCACGCCAAGGACCTGATGATTGATCATGATGGTTTGTACGAGCGCGGAATCCTTTCGGCCGGGATAGGCTGGCAGGTGCCGCGCATGCCGGGGCTGGGCGATGTCGACTGGGGCGGCTTCTTCTCCGGCCTCTACCGCGCCGGCTATGACGGATCGGTCATCATCGAACATGAGGACAGGCGGTTTGAAGGCAGCGACGAGCAGGTCAAACGGGGTTTTCTGCTCGCCCGCGACGTTCTGCGGCCCTACGTCAAGTGA
- a CDS encoding mannitol dehydrogenase family protein — MNAASTSPETLGPALLDRLPAAVQTPGYDRTTLAPGMAHLGVGAFHRSHQAEYTDDLLARQFDRWGVVGINIRPPTLADTLGRQGGLYTRLIRENSHIEARIIGSIVRVVDSQDSAAPALGVLSSSDIELVTMTVTEKGYCHIPSSGALDLDHPDIVHDLANPHAPRSVPGILARALEMRRATHGRPLTLLSCDNIPANGVILETVVRSFAERRGNGLADWIVANAAFPSAMVDRIAPAVTQDDIDSVEQWFGYRDAAVAVCEPFRQWVIEQKFAGRVPRWDLVGATFVDDVTPFEHLKMRVLNGAQTTLATLGVLAGLEHTSDAIADPLLSAFVRRMLVEETLPTLMPVPSMDPSAYIEQSLGRLKNTAIRHRNHQIATDGSQKIVQRLLNPIRDRLSQGASIGLLSVPVAGWMAYLIQASDRFGKRWPVSDPYAGKVAAIADATGRDAPALASAILAIDTIFDPGLAANPAFRAAVASSLDELLSDDPIAAVRHSLEQDEIARLKRSKQSSL, encoded by the coding sequence GTGAACGCTGCTTCGACATCGCCGGAAACACTGGGGCCGGCCTTGCTGGACCGGCTTCCGGCCGCGGTGCAGACGCCTGGATATGACCGGACAACCCTGGCGCCCGGCATGGCGCATCTCGGCGTCGGCGCCTTCCACCGCAGCCATCAGGCCGAATACACCGATGATTTGCTGGCGCGCCAGTTCGACCGCTGGGGCGTCGTCGGCATCAACATCCGCCCACCCACCCTTGCCGACACCCTCGGCCGCCAAGGCGGGCTCTACACAAGGCTGATCCGCGAAAACAGCCACATCGAGGCGCGTATCATCGGCAGCATCGTCCGCGTGGTGGACAGCCAGGACAGTGCCGCACCGGCGCTCGGCGTGCTCTCCTCATCCGACATCGAACTGGTGACGATGACGGTGACCGAGAAAGGCTATTGCCACATCCCGTCGAGCGGCGCGCTCGATCTCGACCATCCCGACATCGTCCATGATCTCGCCAACCCTCATGCGCCGCGCAGCGTGCCCGGCATCCTTGCGCGGGCGCTGGAAATGCGCCGGGCCACGCATGGCCGGCCGCTGACGCTGCTCTCCTGCGACAACATCCCGGCAAATGGCGTCATCCTGGAAACTGTCGTGCGGAGCTTTGCCGAACGGCGGGGCAATGGCTTAGCCGACTGGATCGTGGCCAATGCCGCCTTCCCTTCCGCCATGGTCGACCGCATCGCACCGGCGGTGACGCAGGATGACATCGACAGCGTCGAACAATGGTTCGGCTACCGCGATGCGGCCGTCGCCGTCTGCGAGCCGTTCCGGCAATGGGTGATCGAGCAGAAATTCGCCGGCCGCGTGCCGCGCTGGGACCTGGTCGGCGCAACCTTCGTCGACGACGTCACGCCGTTCGAGCATCTCAAGATGCGGGTGCTGAACGGCGCCCAGACGACGCTCGCCACGCTCGGCGTGCTGGCCGGGCTGGAACATACATCGGATGCCATCGCCGACCCGCTGCTGTCGGCCTTCGTCAGGCGCATGCTGGTCGAGGAGACGCTGCCGACGCTGATGCCGGTGCCCAGCATGGACCCATCGGCCTATATCGAGCAGAGCCTCGGCCGGCTGAAGAACACGGCGATCCGCCACCGCAACCACCAGATCGCCACCGACGGTTCGCAAAAGATCGTCCAGCGCCTGCTCAACCCGATCCGCGACCGCTTGAGCCAGGGCGCCAGCATCGGCCTGCTGTCGGTGCCGGTCGCCGGCTGGATGGCCTATCTCATCCAGGCCTCTGACCGCTTCGGCAAACGCTGGCCGGTGTCGGACCCCTATGCCGGCAAGGTCGCCGCGATCGCCGACGCGACCGGGCGCGATGCGCCGGCGCTGGCCTCGGCCATACTCGCAATCGACACGATTTTCGACCCAGGTCTCGCCGCGAACCCTGCGTTTCGCGCGGCCGTGGCTTCGTCGCTGGACGAGCTGCTTTCGGACGATCCGATCGCGGCTGTCCGGCACAGTCTGGAACAAGATGAGATCGCAAGGTTGAAACGATCCAAACAATCGTCATTATGA
- a CDS encoding SDR family oxidoreductase, translated as MELHLQGKVVLVTGATQGIGRAIAETLARSGAGGLLITGRDGKRGDAVAAELSAAGTPTVFVAADLGDAKTPALLAQACIDRFGRIDGLVNAAGLTDRASFLDAGLDDWASLFAVNARAPFFLMQAAIADMRKRGEPGAIVNILSINAHCGSPELAVYSATKGALATLTKNAANAHRFDRIRVNGINVGWTDTPAERVMQAETLGHGPGWLDAANAAQPFGRLLKPDDIANLAVFLLSDAAGPMTGAVIDQEQSVIGANR; from the coding sequence ATGGAGCTTCATCTCCAAGGCAAGGTCGTCCTGGTCACCGGCGCGACGCAAGGCATCGGCCGCGCCATCGCCGAGACTCTGGCGCGTTCCGGCGCCGGCGGCCTGCTGATCACCGGACGCGACGGCAAACGCGGCGACGCCGTGGCGGCGGAACTGTCGGCCGCCGGCACGCCGACCGTCTTCGTCGCCGCCGACCTCGGAGACGCGAAAACCCCTGCTTTGCTGGCGCAGGCCTGCATCGACCGCTTCGGCCGCATCGACGGCCTCGTCAACGCCGCGGGGCTGACCGACCGCGCCTCCTTCCTCGATGCCGGCCTCGACGACTGGGCGTCGCTGTTCGCGGTCAATGCGCGCGCGCCGTTCTTCCTGATGCAGGCGGCGATCGCCGACATGCGGAAGCGCGGGGAGCCCGGCGCCATCGTCAACATCCTGTCGATCAACGCCCATTGCGGCTCCCCGGAACTCGCCGTCTACTCCGCCACCAAGGGCGCGCTGGCAACGTTGACCAAGAACGCCGCCAACGCCCACCGCTTCGACCGCATCCGCGTCAACGGCATCAATGTCGGCTGGACCGACACGCCGGCCGAACGCGTCATGCAGGCCGAGACGCTGGGCCATGGCCCCGGCTGGCTCGACGCCGCCAACGCCGCGCAGCCTTTCGGCAGGCTGCTCAAGCCGGACGACATCGCCAACCTTGCGGTCTTCCTGCTTTCCGACGCGGCCGGGCCGATGACCGGCGCCGTGATCGACCAGGAACAGTCGGTGATCGGGGCGAACCGGTGA
- a CDS encoding MurR/RpiR family transcriptional regulator has translation MSGAGKSSGRSLSDEAATRKRGRSLAALGYIQPQTYEELRAVLSSGTVHFPKRLRQVAIFMWQHPSDVALGTIAQVAAQAGVQPSTLVRFAQIFGYSGFSDFQGLFKEHVKGSWPEARGEPRTEPEPNAAMHFLHGMIGASQASLGRIEAGFDVQSFETMVTLLAAADLIYVIGSKRAFPVTAYLSLTLSQQGVRNVLVDNVGSSALDQVGCIGGRDAVLAVSFSPYNSITPDLVAVAHERKAPIVTITDSTFSPLIPLSDSWLEVVESDFAGFRSLAASLAVGMALVQGVAARRGT, from the coding sequence ATGAGTGGGGCGGGCAAATCTTCGGGACGATCTCTCAGCGACGAAGCGGCGACGCGCAAGCGCGGGCGCTCTCTTGCCGCGTTGGGCTATATCCAGCCGCAGACCTATGAGGAACTGCGCGCCGTGCTCTCTTCCGGCACCGTGCATTTCCCCAAGCGGCTGCGTCAGGTGGCGATCTTCATGTGGCAGCATCCGAGCGACGTCGCGCTCGGCACCATCGCCCAGGTGGCCGCGCAGGCGGGCGTACAGCCTTCGACGCTGGTGCGTTTCGCCCAGATCTTCGGCTATTCCGGCTTTTCCGATTTCCAGGGCCTGTTCAAGGAGCACGTCAAGGGCTCCTGGCCGGAAGCGCGCGGCGAGCCGCGCACCGAGCCCGAGCCCAATGCCGCCATGCATTTCCTGCATGGCATGATCGGCGCCTCGCAGGCTTCGCTCGGCCGCATCGAGGCCGGCTTCGACGTCCAGAGCTTCGAGACGATGGTGACGCTGCTGGCGGCAGCCGACCTGATCTACGTCATCGGCTCCAAGCGCGCCTTCCCGGTCACCGCCTATCTGTCGCTGACCTTGTCGCAGCAGGGCGTGCGCAACGTGCTGGTCGACAATGTCGGCTCCTCGGCGCTCGACCAGGTCGGCTGCATCGGCGGCCGGGACGCGGTGCTGGCCGTTTCCTTCAGCCCCTACAATTCGATCACGCCCGACCTGGTCGCGGTGGCGCATGAGCGCAAGGCCCCCATCGTCACCATCACCGACAGCACCTTCAGCCCGCTCATCCCCTTGTCGGACAGCTGGCTGGAAGTGGTGGAATCCGACTTCGCCGGCTTCCGCTCGCTGGCAGCCTCGCTGGCGGTCGGCATGGCGCTGGTCCAAGGCGTTGCCGCGCGGCGCGGCACATAG
- a CDS encoding Gfo/Idh/MocA family protein translates to MVYATSDGSAGKRLRVGMVGGGRNAFIGAVHRLAMRLDDQIALVAGALSSDPENAAASAAEIGIAPERSYADYHAMALAEAARPDGIEAVVIVTPNHLHAPIATAFLEAGIDVICDKPLSTTLSDAEALVALARAKNRRFVVTLNNTGYAMVRQAREMVMAGELGRIVSVHGAYIQDWLTKPIDAEGQKQAEWRTDPARAGQSAVLADIGVHAFNLASYISGREAEAVSADLFTAVPGRRLDDNAHVMVRWTDGARGTILASQTSPGHYNDLSVRIYGDKAGLEWSGGRPEELRFSPYGEETRTLVRGGHGSTAESRRVSRMPAAHPEGYIEAFANFYRDAADIIRAHRSGGTVDPARAAQVPDVVDGARGVKFVAAAVASNAAGGAWTAARFGS, encoded by the coding sequence ATGGTCTATGCAACATCGGATGGGTCGGCGGGCAAGCGCCTGAGGGTCGGCATGGTCGGCGGCGGACGCAATGCCTTCATCGGCGCGGTGCATCGGCTGGCCATGCGTCTTGACGACCAGATCGCGCTGGTGGCTGGCGCGCTGTCATCCGACCCTGAAAATGCCGCCGCCTCCGCCGCCGAGATCGGCATCGCACCGGAGCGCAGCTATGCCGATTATCATGCGATGGCGTTGGCGGAAGCCGCGCGGCCTGACGGCATCGAGGCGGTGGTCATCGTCACGCCCAATCATCTGCACGCGCCGATCGCCACGGCCTTCCTCGAGGCCGGCATCGACGTGATCTGCGACAAGCCGCTGTCGACGACGCTCAGTGACGCCGAGGCGCTGGTGGCGCTGGCGCGCGCCAAAAACCGCCGCTTCGTCGTCACGCTGAACAACACCGGCTACGCCATGGTCCGCCAGGCGCGCGAAATGGTCATGGCTGGCGAGCTTGGCCGCATCGTCTCCGTGCATGGCGCCTATATCCAGGACTGGCTGACCAAACCGATCGACGCCGAAGGCCAGAAGCAGGCGGAATGGCGCACCGATCCGGCACGCGCTGGGCAGTCGGCGGTGCTGGCCGATATCGGCGTGCATGCCTTCAATCTGGCAAGCTATATTTCCGGCCGCGAGGCCGAGGCGGTATCGGCGGACCTGTTCACCGCAGTGCCCGGACGCCGGCTCGACGACAATGCGCATGTGATGGTGCGCTGGACGGATGGCGCACGCGGCACGATCCTGGCCAGCCAGACCTCGCCCGGCCACTACAATGATCTATCCGTGCGCATCTATGGCGACAAGGCCGGGCTCGAATGGTCGGGCGGGCGGCCGGAGGAACTGCGCTTCTCGCCCTATGGTGAGGAAACCCGCACGCTGGTGCGTGGCGGCCATGGTTCGACCGCCGAGAGCCGGCGCGTGTCGCGCATGCCGGCAGCGCATCCCGAAGGCTATATCGAGGCCTTCGCCAATTTCTACCGCGACGCCGCCGACATTATTCGCGCGCATCGCTCCGGGGGCACGGTCGATCCGGCGCGCGCGGCGCAGGTGCCCGATGTGGTCGATGGCGCGCGCGGCGTGAAGTTTGTCGCCGCGGCGGTGGCGTCGAACGCGGCGGGCGGGGCGTGGACGGCGGCGCGGTTTGGAAGTTAG
- a CDS encoding NUDIX domain-containing protein → MAKRSAGLLIYRRSDGDIRVLLIHPGGPFWARKDDGAWSIPKGLVDENEDELAAAQRETQEELGITVDGPFERLGDYKQPGGKVVIAWSVEAAIEIDVATIKSNSFTMEWPPRSGSMKAFPEVDRAGWFSLPEAEVKILQGQRPMLSDLAKRLG, encoded by the coding sequence ATGGCAAAACGCAGTGCGGGCCTGCTGATTTATCGTCGAAGCGATGGCGATATCCGCGTGCTGCTGATTCACCCCGGCGGCCCGTTCTGGGCAAGGAAGGATGACGGCGCCTGGTCGATCCCGAAAGGCCTCGTCGATGAGAACGAGGACGAACTGGCGGCCGCGCAACGCGAGACCCAGGAAGAGCTCGGCATCACGGTCGACGGCCCCTTCGAGCGCCTCGGCGACTACAAGCAGCCGGGCGGCAAGGTCGTCATCGCCTGGTCCGTCGAGGCCGCCATCGAGATCGATGTGGCCACGATCAAGAGCAACAGCTTCACCATGGAATGGCCGCCGCGCTCCGGGTCGATGAAGGCGTTTCCGGAGGTCGACAGAGCCGGCTGGTTCAGCCTGCCCGAAGCCGAGGTAAAAATTCTACAGGGGCAGCGCCCGATGCTGTCGGATCTGGCGAAGCGGCTGGGATAG
- a CDS encoding sterol desaturase family protein, which translates to MQLGLIGYYSDFVVYPLAIALLGVAGLIEAGEESAPDWIGTVVICLGLWTLIEYVLHRFVLHHVPYIRDLHDRHHDDERSPVGTPTWLSLGVHALIALPVWLVSDFATASAVACGLMLGYLWYISVHHMIHHWHPAHPSYLYTLKRRHAVHHHIDDNANFGVTSLVWDRIFGTARL; encoded by the coding sequence ATGCAACTCGGTCTGATCGGCTACTACAGCGATTTCGTGGTCTATCCCTTGGCGATCGCCCTCCTGGGCGTGGCCGGGCTGATCGAGGCCGGGGAAGAGAGCGCGCCGGACTGGATCGGTACGGTGGTGATCTGTCTCGGCCTGTGGACGTTGATTGAATACGTCCTGCACCGGTTCGTCCTTCATCACGTTCCCTACATCAGGGACCTGCACGACCGCCATCACGACGATGAGCGCAGCCCGGTGGGCACACCGACCTGGCTCAGTCTTGGCGTGCATGCGCTGATCGCGCTGCCCGTCTGGCTGGTTTCGGATTTCGCGACCGCCAGCGCGGTCGCCTGTGGGCTGATGCTGGGCTATCTCTGGTACATCAGCGTCCACCACATGATCCATCACTGGCACCCCGCCCATCCCAGCTACCTCTACACGCTCAAGCGCCGCCACGCGGTGCACCACCATATCGATGACAACGCCAATTTCGGCGTGACGTCGCTGGTCTGGGACCGGATTTTCGGCACGGCGCGGCTTTGA
- the rsgA gene encoding ribosome small subunit-dependent GTPase A, which produces MPLVEALTASSPAPSPSLATLGWSEFFGDQLEPGDADLIPTRIAMVHRDRLSGLSQTGQTDLTLAPQATTGDYAVGDWVLVEPHGHLVRRRLTRKTVLERRVQGGRGPQLAAANVDTLFIVTSCNADFNIARLERYLALANEAGTTPVILLTKADTAEDAETYRSQAAALQRGLAVVTLNPRIAGAASALAAWCGTGQTVTLIGSSGVGKSTLVNTLAGSAQQSPQQTGAIREHDAKGRHTTTARSLHAIAGGGWVIDTPGMRTLQVSDVAYGIDTLFAEITELAPLCKFRDCTHVHEPGCAVQAALKAGTLDPERLARWRKLSEENQNNTPVQSGPRGAKSPVGRGKRR; this is translated from the coding sequence GTGCCCTTGGTCGAAGCCTTGACGGCCTCCTCCCCTGCCCCGTCACCCTCTCTTGCCACCCTTGGATGGTCGGAGTTTTTCGGCGACCAGCTTGAACCGGGCGATGCAGACCTCATCCCGACCCGCATCGCCATGGTCCATCGAGACCGGCTGAGCGGCCTGTCCCAGACGGGACAAACCGACCTGACGCTGGCGCCGCAGGCTACCACCGGCGACTATGCCGTCGGCGACTGGGTGCTGGTCGAGCCGCATGGCCACCTCGTGCGGCGTCGCCTGACCCGCAAGACGGTTCTGGAACGCCGCGTCCAGGGCGGCAGGGGGCCACAGCTGGCCGCCGCCAATGTCGACACGCTGTTCATCGTCACCTCCTGCAATGCCGACTTCAACATCGCCCGGCTCGAACGCTATCTGGCGCTCGCCAACGAGGCCGGAACGACGCCCGTGATCCTGTTGACCAAGGCCGATACGGCTGAAGACGCCGAGACATACCGGAGCCAGGCCGCCGCGCTGCAGCGCGGATTGGCGGTGGTGACGCTGAACCCGCGCATAGCGGGCGCCGCGAGCGCACTCGCTGCCTGGTGCGGCACGGGGCAGACGGTGACGCTGATCGGTTCCTCCGGCGTCGGCAAATCGACGCTGGTCAATACGCTGGCCGGATCGGCGCAGCAATCGCCGCAGCAGACCGGGGCCATCCGCGAACACGATGCCAAGGGGCGCCACACCACCACGGCGCGCTCCTTGCATGCCATTGCCGGTGGCGGCTGGGTGATCGACACGCCGGGCATGCGCACGCTGCAGGTCAGCGACGTCGCCTACGGCATCGACACGCTGTTCGCCGAAATCACCGAGTTGGCGCCGCTCTGCAAATTCCGCGACTGCACGCATGTCCACGAACCGGGCTGCGCGGTGCAGGCCGCCTTGAAGGCCGGCACGCTCGATCCGGAACGCCTTGCCCGCTGGCGCAAACTGTCCGAAGAAAACCAGAACAACACGCCGGTGCAGAGCGGCCCGCGCGGAGCCAAGTCACCCGTCGGTCGCGGCAAGAGGCGCTGA
- a CDS encoding excalibur calcium-binding domain-containing protein has translation MLLPFLHWPATRRHGRLKYLALFAPFILLSGYIAYGFVGIQIDSPLAALRHFAAFPNCAAARAVGLAPAYRGQPGYWPTHDADKDGIACEPWHGGSGSGVKVHRYWRTGR, from the coding sequence ATGCTTCTGCCATTCTTGCATTGGCCTGCAACTCGTCGCCACGGCAGGCTGAAATACCTGGCTCTTTTCGCGCCGTTCATCCTCCTGTCCGGCTACATCGCCTATGGCTTTGTCGGCATCCAGATCGACTCCCCGCTCGCCGCCTTAAGGCACTTCGCCGCGTTCCCGAACTGTGCAGCCGCCCGCGCCGTCGGGCTTGCGCCCGCATATCGGGGGCAGCCGGGCTATTGGCCGACACATGATGCCGACAAGGACGGTATCGCCTGCGAACCCTGGCATGGGGGAAGCGGCAGCGGCGTGAAGGTGCATCGCTATTGGCGCACCGGCAGATAG
- the dinB gene encoding DNA polymerase IV: METTATILHADLDAFYASVEQLLDPSLRGKPIAVGGGVVLAASYEARVFGVRGGMPGRKARELCPQLIFVGGNFSHYQRLGDAAIKVLDDFTPVVERISIDEAFADVAGCTHLFGQPREIATAIRRRVRAELGLPISIGVARTKHLAKIASQVAKPDGLVVVDPGTELAFLHDLPVSLMWGVGPATRARLAEIGIQTIGELARTHSGALTRLLGPAAGEKLAALAWNRDPRKLETSRRAHSAGAQSALGRKPAVARVIVPTLLHLADRVASRLRAKARPGRTVTVRVRFADLSAVTRSITLDQPISATTMLAEIAGDLVRGVLADHPREKTISLLAISVSHLEESAELQLDLPLGLADEKRRPGSKKGLARFGADRAIDKIRERFGKQAVGYGTVALEAARSVPDEFRELAEKEL, from the coding sequence ATGGAAACGACCGCCACCATCCTGCATGCCGATCTCGATGCCTTCTATGCCTCGGTCGAGCAATTGCTCGACCCGTCGCTGCGCGGCAAGCCGATCGCGGTCGGTGGCGGCGTGGTACTGGCCGCCTCCTACGAGGCGCGCGTCTTCGGCGTGCGCGGCGGCATGCCGGGGCGCAAGGCGCGCGAGCTTTGCCCGCAGTTGATCTTCGTCGGCGGGAATTTCAGCCACTACCAGCGGCTGGGCGACGCGGCGATAAAAGTGCTCGACGATTTCACGCCGGTGGTCGAGCGCATTTCCATCGACGAGGCCTTCGCCGATGTCGCCGGCTGCACGCATCTGTTCGGGCAACCGCGGGAGATCGCCACGGCGATCCGCCGCCGCGTGCGGGCCGAACTCGGCCTGCCGATCTCGATCGGCGTCGCCCGCACCAAGCATCTGGCCAAGATCGCCTCGCAGGTCGCCAAGCCCGACGGGCTGGTGGTGGTCGATCCCGGCACGGAACTCGCCTTCCTGCATGATCTGCCGGTCTCGCTGATGTGGGGCGTCGGTCCGGCGACCAGGGCGCGGCTGGCCGAAATCGGCATCCAGACCATCGGCGAGCTGGCCAGGACGCATAGCGGCGCGCTGACGCGGCTGCTCGGCCCCGCCGCCGGCGAAAAGCTCGCCGCTCTCGCATGGAACCGCGACCCTAGGAAACTGGAGACCAGTCGCAGGGCGCACTCGGCCGGCGCGCAATCGGCCCTCGGCCGGAAGCCGGCCGTGGCGCGGGTGATCGTGCCCACCTTGCTGCATCTGGCCGACCGCGTCGCCAGCCGGCTGCGCGCCAAGGCGCGGCCCGGCCGCACCGTGACGGTGCGCGTGCGCTTTGCCGATCTCAGCGCCGTCACGCGCTCGATCACGCTGGATCAGCCGATCTCGGCGACCACCATGCTGGCCGAGATCGCCGGCGACCTGGTGCGCGGCGTGCTCGCCGACCATCCACGGGAAAAGACGATCTCGCTGCTGGCGATCTCGGTCTCGCATCTGGAGGAGAGCGCCGAGCTGCAGCTCGACCTGCCGCTCGGCCTCGCCGACGAGAAGCGCCGCCCCGGCAGCAAAAAAGGCCTCGCCCGCTTCGGCGCCGACCGCGCCATCGACAAGATCCGCGAACGTTTCGGCAAGCAGGCGGTCGGCTACGGCACGGTGGCGCTGGAAGCGGCACGCTCCGTGCCCGACGAATTCAGGGAACTGGCGGAGAAGGAATTGTGA
- a CDS encoding DUF899 domain-containing protein, producing the protein MTDHIIAPYSDWFEAHKAHLEKEKALTRQRQQLAAERRALPWLRIDKPYAFDTIQGKKSLADLFKGRSQLIIYHFMFPPNADYRCTGCSFLCDHIDAANQHLRHHDVSLVVCARAPLAELMDFKARMNWQFDWVSSFGSDFNFDFQVSFTEDQIRSGKVLFNFEEVAMTGRDRGGATVFYRDDDGTIYCTFQVRGRGGENLIGTYSYLDLTPMGRNENGPSHTLGDWVRLHDQYDDR; encoded by the coding sequence ATGACCGACCACATCATCGCGCCTTACTCGGACTGGTTTGAAGCGCACAAGGCGCATCTCGAAAAAGAGAAGGCGTTGACGCGCCAGCGCCAGCAACTCGCGGCGGAGCGGCGGGCACTGCCGTGGCTTCGGATCGACAAGCCCTACGCGTTCGACACCATCCAGGGAAAGAAATCTCTGGCCGACCTCTTCAAGGGCCGCAGCCAGTTGATCATCTATCACTTCATGTTTCCGCCCAATGCGGACTATCGCTGCACCGGCTGTTCATTCCTTTGCGACCACATCGACGCCGCCAACCAGCATCTGAGGCATCACGACGTCTCGCTGGTCGTCTGCGCACGCGCTCCTCTGGCCGAGCTCATGGATTTCAAGGCGCGGATGAACTGGCAGTTCGATTGGGTTTCGTCATTCGGGAGCGATTTCAATTTCGACTTCCAGGTGTCGTTCACCGAGGACCAGATCCGTTCGGGCAAGGTGCTGTTCAATTTCGAAGAGGTCGCGATGACGGGCAGGGATCGCGGCGGCGCGACGGTTTTCTACAGGGATGACGATGGCACGATCTACTGCACGTTCCAGGTGCGGGGCCGGGGCGGCGAGAACCTGATCGGTACCTACAGCTATCTCGACCTCACTCCCATGGGCCGCAATGAAAATGGGCCATCCCATACGCTGGGCGATTGGGTCCGCCTTCACGATCAGTATGACGATCGCTGA
- a CDS encoding winged helix-turn-helix transcriptional regulator, protein MSTREKSGCPINLSLELLGDRWTLLIIRDLVFAGKKHFREFLQSDEGISSRTLAERLQTLQDEGILTRSDDPSHGLKAIYRLTEAGIDLLPVLATLGAWGSKHRKADDKLARIADELAAGGEPALERIKAALRAEHLAKT, encoded by the coding sequence ATGTCGACGCGCGAAAAGTCCGGCTGCCCGATCAACTTGTCGCTCGAACTGCTCGGCGACCGCTGGACGCTGCTCATCATCCGCGACCTGGTCTTCGCCGGGAAAAAGCATTTTCGCGAGTTCCTGCAGTCGGACGAAGGCATCTCCTCACGCACGCTGGCCGAGCGGCTGCAGACGCTGCAGGATGAAGGCATCCTCACCCGCAGCGACGATCCGAGCCACGGGCTGAAGGCGATCTACCGGCTGACGGAAGCCGGCATCGACCTTCTGCCGGTGCTGGCCACGCTCGGCGCCTGGGGCAGCAAGCACCGCAAGGCCGACGACAAGCTGGCCCGCATCGCCGACGAACTGGCGGCCGGCGGCGAACCGGCGCTGGAACGGATCAAGGCAGCGCTGCGGGCCGAGCATCTGGCGAAAACATGA